In a single window of the Prinia subflava isolate CZ2003 ecotype Zambia chromosome 3, Cam_Psub_1.2, whole genome shotgun sequence genome:
- the LOC134548548 gene encoding uncharacterized protein LOC134548548, protein MREGAGPGAGRDPGMGSWGGAESRDEETGRDPGIEAGSGAGSRDGEPGRGGIPGWGSGAGSRDGEAGRDPGIEAGSRAGSRDGEGGRDPGMERRGGIPRWGGGAGIPGCGAGAGPGAGRDPGIEAGSRAGSRDGEAGRGGIPGWGGGAGRDPGMGRRGGIPGWGGGAGRDPGMGRRGGAGGGAGSRGRGRGGAAA, encoded by the coding sequence ATGAGGGAGGGCGCGGgcccgggagcggggcgggaTCCCGGGATGGGGAGCTGGGGCGGGGCAGAGTCCCGGGATGAGGAGACGGGGCGGGATCCCGGGATAGAagccgggagcggggcgggaTCCCGGGATGGggagccggggcggggcgggatCCCGGGATGGGGAAGCGGGGCGGGATCCCGGGATGGGGAGGCGGGGCGGGATCCCGGGATAGAAGCCGGGAGCAGGGCGGGATCCcgggatggggagggggggcGGGATCCCGGGATGGAGAGGCGGGGCGGGATCCCGCGATGGGGAGGCGGGGCCGGGATACCTGGATGCGGAGCtggggcggggccgggagcggggcgggaTCCCGGGATAGAAGCCGGGAGCAGGGCGGGATCCCGGGATGGGgaggcggggcggggcgggatCCCGGGATGGGgaggcggggcggggcgggatCCCGGGATGGGGAGGCGGGGCGGGATCCCGGGATGGGgaggcggggcggggcgggatCCCGGGATGGGgaggcggggcggggccgggggcggggcggggtCCCGGGGCCGAGgcaggggcggggccgccgcgtGA